One Hyalangium gracile genomic window carries:
- the sufU gene encoding Fe-S cluster assembly sulfur transfer protein SufU, whose product MSSDLQDLYQEVVLDHGKRPRNFREVEGANARALGHNPLCGDQLTVTLKVEDGVIRDVGFQGQGCAISRASASLMTGAVKDRTREEAEQLFEQVHKLVTEGPAEVDTEALGKLAVLSGVSEFPARVKCASLAWHTLRAALRGEAESVSTE is encoded by the coding sequence ATGAGCTCGGACCTGCAGGACCTCTATCAAGAGGTGGTGCTGGACCACGGCAAGCGCCCGCGCAACTTCCGCGAGGTGGAGGGCGCCAACGCCCGCGCCCTGGGCCACAACCCGCTGTGCGGTGACCAGCTCACCGTCACGCTGAAGGTGGAGGACGGGGTCATCCGCGACGTCGGCTTCCAGGGACAGGGGTGCGCCATCTCGCGCGCGTCCGCGTCGCTGATGACGGGCGCGGTGAAGGACCGCACGCGCGAGGAGGCAGAGCAGCTCTTCGAGCAGGTGCACAAGCTGGTGACGGAGGGGCCGGCCGAGGTGGACACCGAGGCGCTCGGCAAGCTGGCCGTCCTGTCTGGAGTGAGTGAGTTCCCGGCGCGGGTGAAGTGCGCGAGCCTCGCGTGGCACACGCTGCGCGCGGCGCTCCGCGGTGAGGCGGAGTCGGTCTCCACGGAGTAG
- the sufT gene encoding putative Fe-S cluster assembly protein SufT, with protein MRGLVVIEHECEATLIPSGDRVMIPAGTDLRVMQTLGGNVTVQSESTGQLLRIDAKDASVLGPEYAEAPKPPEPEPAADGAFDEERVWEQLRTVYDPEIPVNIVELGLVYQCKATPLPEGGQRVDIEMTVTAPGCGMGPVLVEDVRRKVSSVPGVKEAHVELVWEPPWDQSRMSEVARLELGWM; from the coding sequence ATGAGAGGGCTGGTCGTCATCGAGCACGAGTGCGAGGCCACGCTGATCCCCAGCGGGGATCGGGTGATGATCCCCGCGGGCACGGACCTGCGCGTGATGCAGACGCTGGGCGGCAACGTCACCGTGCAGTCTGAGTCCACCGGGCAGCTGCTGCGCATCGACGCCAAGGACGCGTCCGTGCTGGGGCCGGAGTATGCCGAGGCGCCCAAACCCCCCGAGCCCGAGCCGGCGGCGGACGGCGCCTTCGACGAGGAGCGCGTCTGGGAGCAGCTCCGGACGGTGTACGACCCGGAGATTCCGGTGAACATCGTGGAGCTGGGGCTGGTGTACCAGTGCAAGGCCACGCCGCTGCCCGAGGGCGGTCAGCGCGTGGACATCGAGATGACGGTGACGGCGCCCGGCTGCGGCATGGGCCCGGTGCTCGTGGAGGACGTGCGGCGCAAGGTGTCGAGCGTCCCCGGCGTGAAGGAGGCCCACGTGGAGCTGGTGTGGGAGCCGCCCTGGGACCAGAGCCGCATGTCGGAAGTGGCGCGGCTCGAGCTCGGATGGATGTAG
- a CDS encoding hybrid sensor histidine kinase/response regulator, whose amino-acid sequence MSTPGSPNRRILVVDDNRTIHQDFRKILSPPVANDSLDAMEADLFGHAEAATQLPGFEVDSAFQGEEALLMARAARQQGKPYALAFIDIRMPPGIDGVETTSRIWKDDPDIQVVICSAYADYSWEEMMLRLGLSQRLLILRKPFDGIEVRQLAFALTEKWELLRTNRLHLEDLTRAVEERTHQLTLANARLVQSQRLEALGRLSAGLAHEINNPLSFILANLGYLRTQLEASSLTPNDMQELREVCAESYEGAERIRRIIQNIKLFSRLDEAPRTRVNVHEVLEHALGEVRSLLASDVQLVRDFKNVPPVFASENGLQQVFFGLLANAAQALKEASSAPSLRVATGLQEDGRVVIEVQDNGKGIAPEHLGRVFEPFFTTKRMGSSTGLGLSVCYGIVLGLGGDITVDSAPGKGATFRVLLPQAPADLATPSPAPV is encoded by the coding sequence GTGAGCACTCCCGGTTCACCCAACCGCCGCATCCTGGTGGTGGACGACAACCGCACCATCCACCAGGACTTCCGGAAGATCCTCTCGCCTCCCGTGGCCAACGACTCGCTGGACGCGATGGAGGCGGATCTCTTCGGCCACGCGGAGGCCGCCACCCAGCTGCCGGGCTTCGAGGTGGACTCGGCGTTCCAGGGGGAAGAGGCGCTGCTGATGGCGCGCGCGGCCCGCCAGCAGGGCAAGCCCTACGCCCTGGCCTTCATCGACATCCGCATGCCTCCGGGCATCGATGGCGTGGAGACCACCTCCCGCATCTGGAAGGATGACCCCGACATCCAGGTCGTCATCTGCTCGGCCTACGCCGACTACTCCTGGGAAGAGATGATGCTCAGGCTCGGCCTGTCCCAGCGCCTGCTCATCCTTCGCAAGCCCTTCGACGGCATCGAGGTGCGCCAGCTCGCCTTCGCCCTCACCGAGAAGTGGGAGCTGCTTCGCACCAACCGCCTCCACCTCGAGGACCTCACACGCGCCGTCGAGGAGCGCACCCACCAGCTCACCCTCGCCAACGCTCGCCTCGTCCAGTCCCAGCGCCTGGAGGCCCTGGGGCGCCTGTCGGCCGGCCTGGCTCATGAGATCAACAACCCTCTGAGCTTCATCCTGGCCAACCTCGGCTACCTGCGCACCCAGCTGGAGGCCTCCAGCCTCACGCCCAACGACATGCAGGAGCTGCGCGAGGTGTGCGCCGAGTCCTACGAGGGCGCCGAGCGCATCCGCCGCATCATCCAGAACATCAAGCTGTTCTCCCGCCTGGACGAGGCCCCTCGCACCCGCGTCAACGTCCACGAGGTGCTCGAGCACGCCCTGGGCGAGGTGCGCTCGCTGCTGGCCTCCGACGTCCAGCTGGTGCGCGACTTCAAGAACGTCCCTCCCGTGTTCGCCAGCGAGAACGGCCTGCAGCAGGTGTTCTTCGGCCTGCTGGCCAACGCCGCCCAGGCCCTCAAGGAGGCCTCCTCTGCTCCCTCCCTTCGCGTGGCCACCGGCCTTCAGGAGGACGGCCGCGTCGTCATCGAAGTCCAGGACAACGGCAAGGGCATTGCCCCGGAGCACCTGGGCCGCGTCTTCGAGCCCTTCTTCACCACCAAGCGCATGGGCTCCAGCACAGGCCTCGGCCTGAGCGTCTGCTACGGCATCGTCCTGGGCCTGGGTGGCGACATCACCGTCGACTCCGCCCCCGGCAAGGGCGCTACCTTCCGCGTCCTCCTTCCTCAGGCCCCCGCCGATCTGGCGACGCCTTCTCCAGCCCCCGTGTGA
- a CDS encoding hybrid sensor histidine kinase/response regulator, which translates to MSTSASPNRRILVVDDNRTIHQDFRKILCPDRSRDSTLDMMEASLFGQSEQPEQALNFEVDSAFQGEEALLMARAARQQGKPYALAFIDIRMPPGIDGVETTSRIWKDDPDIQVVICSAYADYSWEEMMLRLGLSQRLLILRKPFDGIEVRQLAFALTEKWELLRTNRLHLEDLTRAVEERTHQLTLANARLVQSQRLEALGRLSAGLAHEINNPLSFILANLGYLRTQLEASSLTPNDMQELREVCAESYEGAERIRRIIQNIKLFSRLDEAPRTRVNVHEVLEHALGEVRSLLASDVQLVRDFKNVPPVFASENGLQQVFFGLLANAAQALKEASSAPSLRVATGLQEDGRVVIEVQDNGKGIAPEHLGRVFEPFFTTKRMGSSTGLGLSVCYGIVLGLGGDITVDSAPGKGATFRVLLPQAAVEHPHTTPG; encoded by the coding sequence GTGAGCACATCCGCTTCACCCAACCGCCGCATCCTGGTGGTGGACGACAACCGCACCATCCACCAGGACTTCCGGAAGATCCTCTGTCCGGATCGCTCGCGCGACTCCACGCTGGACATGATGGAGGCCAGCCTCTTCGGGCAGTCCGAGCAGCCGGAGCAGGCGCTCAACTTCGAGGTGGACTCGGCGTTCCAGGGGGAAGAGGCGCTGCTGATGGCGCGCGCGGCCCGCCAGCAGGGCAAGCCCTACGCCCTGGCCTTCATCGACATCCGCATGCCTCCGGGCATCGATGGCGTGGAGACCACCTCCCGCATCTGGAAGGATGACCCCGACATCCAGGTCGTCATCTGCTCGGCCTACGCCGACTACTCCTGGGAAGAGATGATGCTCAGGCTCGGCCTGTCCCAGCGCCTGCTCATCCTTCGCAAGCCCTTCGACGGCATCGAGGTGCGCCAGCTCGCCTTCGCCCTCACCGAGAAGTGGGAGCTGCTTCGCACCAACCGCCTCCACCTCGAGGACCTCACACGCGCCGTCGAGGAGCGCACCCACCAGCTCACCCTCGCCAACGCTCGCCTCGTCCAGTCCCAGCGCCTGGAGGCCCTGGGGCGCCTGTCGGCCGGCCTGGCTCATGAGATCAACAACCCTCTGAGCTTCATCCTGGCCAACCTCGGCTACCTGCGCACCCAGCTGGAGGCCTCCAGCCTCACGCCCAACGACATGCAGGAGCTGCGCGAGGTGTGCGCCGAGTCCTACGAGGGCGCCGAGCGCATCCGCCGCATCATCCAGAACATCAAGCTGTTCTCCCGCCTGGACGAGGCCCCTCGCACCCGCGTCAACGTCCACGAGGTGCTCGAGCACGCCCTGGGCGAGGTGCGCTCGCTGCTGGCCTCCGACGTCCAGCTGGTGCGCGACTTCAAGAACGTCCCTCCCGTGTTCGCCAGCGAGAACGGCCTGCAGCAGGTGTTCTTCGGCCTGCTGGCCAACGCCGCCCAGGCCCTCAAGGAGGCCTCCTCTGCTCCCTCCCTTCGCGTGGCCACCGGCCTTCAGGAGGACGGCCGCGTCGTCATCGAAGTCCAGGACAACGGCAAGGGCATTGCCCCGGAGCACCTGGGCCGCGTCTTCGAGCCCTTCTTCACCACCAAGCGCATGGGCTCCAGCACAGGCCTCGGCCTGAGCGTCTGCTACGGCATCGTCCTGGGCCTGGGCGGCGACATCACCGTCGACTCCGCCCCCGGCAAGGGCGCTACCTTCCGCGTCCTCCTTCCTCAGGCTGCCGTGGAACACCCACATACGACCCCTGGGTAG
- a CDS encoding type 1 glutamine amidotransferase domain-containing protein, translating into MGKQLKGLRVAVLAADGFEQVELTRPVKKLRREGARVEIISLRAGSIRGMNLLLPGKKVGVDATLREVKAADYDALLLPGGFVNPDLLRQSELAREFVLDFERLGRPVAVICHGPWLLASADLVRGRRITSWPGIQDDLRNAGAIWEDTPVVRDGTWVSSRGPHDLVAFEKAMVSLFAEHLPASQLRERPKEARSWLRWLAGGLAVAALGYKLRERGALAV; encoded by the coding sequence ATGGGCAAGCAGCTGAAGGGGCTTCGGGTGGCGGTGCTGGCGGCGGATGGCTTCGAGCAGGTGGAGCTGACGCGTCCGGTGAAGAAGCTGCGGCGCGAGGGCGCGCGGGTGGAGATCATCTCGCTGCGGGCGGGCTCCATCCGCGGGATGAACCTGCTGCTGCCCGGCAAGAAGGTGGGCGTGGACGCCACGCTCCGAGAGGTGAAGGCGGCCGACTACGACGCGCTGCTGCTCCCCGGCGGCTTCGTCAACCCGGACCTGCTGCGCCAGAGCGAGCTGGCGCGGGAGTTCGTCCTCGACTTCGAGCGGCTCGGGCGGCCCGTCGCCGTCATCTGCCACGGCCCGTGGCTGCTGGCCTCGGCGGACCTGGTGCGCGGGCGGCGCATCACCTCCTGGCCCGGCATCCAGGACGACCTGCGCAACGCGGGCGCCATCTGGGAGGACACCCCGGTGGTCCGCGACGGCACCTGGGTCTCCAGCCGGGGGCCGCACGACCTGGTGGCCTTCGAGAAGGCCATGGTCTCGCTCTTCGCCGAGCACCTCCCGGCATCCCAGCTCCGGGAGCGCCCCAAGGAGGCTCGGTCCTGGTTGCGCTGGCTCGCGGGGGGGCTGGCGGTCGCCGCGCTCGGCTACAAGCTTCGCGAGCGCGGGGCACTGGCCGTGTAA
- a CDS encoding tetratricopeptide repeat protein — MRTSRGLLALLALVAGLTGCPRRPPSATDLLENAAEQAQKGGGEARTLALAGFHAYLVQGDAQAAQARFDAAIAKDPGDPYALMGQSLLARRVGAMDRALAAMLALVARAPNHPLAVPATRYILDQVGTSPELDKLILEGTQKALDAGATGEAAQLLRGCQMGVHLVRGDAKGTAAGVQDVGAAHVATLVGPFSPFHVLSFDDITPPEKDGSLAGPFTGPYGPLTPRTLQAPDGRHRLEGEPAESDVYILAFDAEVTEGGVYLARSVATSSFKVLLDGALLFERRAFSRAESTVNGRAVTLAPGKHRFVVKLIKESATGTISFTLPRADGRPSDARFTAATGPAPSWTGEAPAALQAPNFYPTAADLAAALESEVGGLLATYLAARDGVGRDPDGTRLLLASLGDAARGTPALLMLSAELAAQDRSVPTKVSRGRATRDLEAVLAKDPRDVSALLLRAELALSDSQPISAQEVLKTALEIAGPESYPLQMLRARAAIALQVDAQAEEALSAALEAQPKLCEALSLRYSLARRRDASELMEQLVADFAGCPNSQARVAEHARQRGDLATAAQLYAEMLARDPGNVSTGATLANLYVSLRRYDDAAATLKELVRQWPRFAFFYKRLADVREYAGAPAEALALREKALSLEGSDLSLRRAVIRAKTGKEVLQDYAVDGKAAIAAYESARGEENAAATFVLDAAAVQVFPDGTLVNRIHTIQKALEQNGIEDIAEVNLPNNAQVLALRTIKADGTVLEPENIAGKDNISLPGVNVGDYVEVEYLLSESGRGPAQPGFAASAFFFQVANLPNNWATYTVVAPKGTGMRVDAHGLKVNPPETKGDVEIFFHEARKVPPFIPEPDAPWSSNEYLPFVIVGAGTTGNDRMAAIYADSFHDRTRWNADVQAFARKVTEGVSGLEAVKALHAAIMQRIPGRDVGLAQSAISTLAQDRGSRLMLLKASLESLGIPVRLAAVRPFSADPAPYLFPTETLISYVGLHVEVPGEEPVWVDTTVRFGPFGELPENAMGERDVYLLPEPGRPLVKLKTPPLVERVNKQVDLKLELKPDGTLVAQGEEVYMGFTGAQLAEAFDALSAESRKQALQGAVTRYFGGAELTSVKLDHPEQVGAAFTLRYEFNVPRFARIEDKRMVLGPVTFPAMLGRRYVQLSSRDTPLFLEDSEASNNRTTLTLPAGWTLQDPQAALEVKGRFGRFVRSEKQEGNVVTFLEGMRLPRNRVYPKDYDAFAQFAGDVDLIQTRDLVLTR; from the coding sequence ATGCGTACCTCTCGCGGCCTCCTTGCGCTGCTCGCCCTCGTCGCCGGCCTGACCGGCTGCCCGCGCCGTCCCCCGTCCGCCACCGATCTCCTCGAGAACGCCGCCGAGCAGGCCCAGAAGGGCGGCGGCGAGGCCCGCACGCTCGCGCTCGCGGGCTTCCATGCGTACCTGGTGCAGGGAGACGCCCAGGCCGCGCAGGCCCGCTTCGACGCCGCGATCGCCAAGGACCCGGGTGACCCGTACGCCCTCATGGGGCAGAGCCTGCTCGCGCGGCGCGTGGGCGCCATGGACCGGGCCCTCGCCGCGATGCTGGCGCTGGTGGCGCGCGCGCCCAACCACCCGCTCGCCGTGCCCGCCACCCGCTACATCCTCGACCAGGTGGGCACCTCGCCCGAGCTGGACAAGCTGATCCTCGAGGGCACCCAGAAGGCGCTCGACGCGGGCGCGACGGGCGAGGCCGCCCAGCTGCTGCGCGGCTGCCAGATGGGCGTCCACCTGGTGCGCGGCGACGCCAAGGGCACGGCGGCCGGAGTCCAGGACGTGGGCGCCGCCCACGTGGCGACGCTCGTGGGTCCGTTCTCGCCCTTCCACGTGCTGTCCTTCGACGACATCACCCCGCCGGAGAAGGACGGCTCGCTGGCGGGCCCGTTCACCGGCCCCTACGGCCCGCTCACGCCGCGCACCCTGCAGGCTCCGGACGGCAGGCACCGGCTGGAGGGAGAGCCGGCCGAGAGCGATGTGTACATCCTCGCCTTCGACGCGGAGGTGACCGAGGGCGGCGTCTACCTGGCGCGCTCCGTGGCCACCTCCTCCTTCAAGGTGCTGCTGGACGGCGCCCTGCTCTTCGAGCGCCGCGCCTTCAGCCGCGCCGAGTCCACCGTCAACGGCCGCGCGGTGACGCTGGCCCCCGGCAAGCACCGCTTCGTGGTGAAGCTCATCAAGGAGAGCGCCACGGGCACCATCTCCTTCACCCTGCCGCGCGCGGACGGCCGCCCGTCGGACGCGCGCTTCACCGCCGCCACGGGGCCCGCTCCCTCCTGGACGGGCGAGGCGCCGGCCGCCCTCCAGGCTCCGAACTTCTACCCCACCGCGGCGGACCTCGCGGCCGCGCTCGAGTCCGAGGTGGGCGGGCTGCTGGCCACCTACCTGGCGGCGCGGGACGGCGTGGGGCGGGATCCCGACGGCACCCGACTGCTGCTGGCGAGCCTGGGAGACGCGGCGCGCGGAACCCCGGCCCTGCTCATGCTGAGCGCGGAGCTGGCCGCGCAGGATCGCTCCGTGCCCACCAAGGTGTCGCGCGGCCGGGCCACGAGGGATCTCGAGGCGGTGCTCGCCAAGGATCCGCGTGACGTGTCCGCGCTGCTGCTGCGCGCCGAGCTGGCCCTGAGCGACAGCCAGCCCATCTCCGCGCAGGAGGTGCTGAAGACGGCCCTGGAGATCGCCGGCCCGGAGAGCTACCCCCTGCAGATGCTGCGCGCCCGGGCGGCCATCGCGCTCCAGGTGGATGCGCAGGCCGAGGAGGCGCTCTCCGCGGCGCTCGAGGCCCAGCCCAAGCTGTGCGAGGCGCTGTCGCTGCGCTACAGCCTGGCCCGCCGGCGGGACGCCTCGGAGCTCATGGAGCAGCTCGTCGCGGACTTCGCCGGCTGCCCCAACTCGCAGGCCCGGGTGGCCGAGCACGCGCGCCAGCGGGGAGACCTGGCCACCGCGGCCCAGCTCTACGCGGAGATGCTCGCGAGGGACCCGGGCAACGTGAGCACCGGCGCCACCCTGGCGAACCTCTACGTCTCGCTGCGCCGCTACGACGACGCCGCGGCCACGCTCAAGGAGCTGGTGCGCCAGTGGCCCCGCTTCGCCTTCTTCTACAAGCGGCTGGCGGACGTGCGCGAGTACGCCGGGGCCCCGGCCGAGGCGCTCGCGCTGCGCGAGAAGGCCCTGTCGCTCGAGGGCAGTGACCTGTCCCTGCGCCGCGCGGTGATTCGCGCGAAGACGGGCAAGGAGGTGCTGCAGGACTACGCCGTCGACGGCAAGGCGGCCATCGCGGCCTACGAGTCGGCGCGCGGAGAGGAGAACGCCGCCGCCACGTTCGTGCTGGACGCGGCCGCCGTGCAGGTGTTCCCGGACGGCACGCTGGTCAACCGCATCCACACCATCCAGAAGGCGCTGGAGCAGAACGGCATCGAGGATATCGCCGAGGTGAACCTGCCCAACAACGCCCAGGTGCTGGCGCTGCGCACCATCAAGGCGGACGGCACGGTGCTGGAGCCGGAGAACATCGCCGGCAAGGACAACATCAGCCTGCCGGGCGTGAACGTGGGGGACTACGTGGAGGTGGAGTACCTGCTCTCCGAGTCGGGCCGCGGCCCCGCGCAGCCGGGCTTCGCCGCGTCCGCCTTCTTCTTCCAGGTGGCCAACCTGCCCAACAACTGGGCCACCTACACCGTGGTGGCGCCCAAGGGCACCGGCATGCGCGTGGACGCGCACGGGCTGAAGGTGAACCCGCCCGAGACGAAGGGGGACGTGGAGATCTTCTTCCACGAGGCCCGCAAGGTGCCGCCCTTCATCCCCGAGCCGGACGCGCCCTGGTCCTCCAACGAGTACCTGCCCTTCGTCATCGTCGGCGCGGGCACCACGGGCAATGATCGCATGGCGGCCATCTACGCGGACTCCTTCCACGACCGGACGCGGTGGAACGCGGACGTCCAGGCCTTCGCCCGCAAGGTGACGGAGGGCGTGTCGGGCCTGGAGGCGGTGAAGGCCCTGCACGCGGCCATCATGCAGCGCATCCCCGGGCGGGACGTGGGGCTGGCGCAGTCGGCCATCTCCACGCTGGCGCAGGACCGGGGCAGCCGGCTGATGCTGCTCAAGGCCTCCCTGGAGTCGCTGGGCATCCCCGTGCGGCTGGCGGCGGTGCGCCCCTTCTCCGCGGATCCGGCGCCCTACCTCTTCCCCACCGAGACGCTCATCTCCTACGTGGGCCTGCACGTGGAGGTGCCCGGCGAGGAGCCCGTGTGGGTGGACACCACGGTGCGCTTCGGGCCCTTCGGCGAGCTGCCCGAGAACGCCATGGGCGAGCGGGACGTGTACCTGCTGCCCGAGCCGGGCCGGCCCCTGGTGAAGCTGAAGACGCCGCCGCTGGTGGAGCGCGTCAACAAGCAGGTGGACCTCAAGCTGGAGCTCAAGCCGGACGGCACGCTCGTGGCCCAGGGCGAGGAGGTGTACATGGGCTTCACGGGCGCGCAGCTCGCCGAGGCCTTCGATGCCCTCTCCGCCGAGAGCCGCAAGCAGGCGCTCCAGGGCGCCGTCACCCGGTACTTCGGCGGCGCGGAGCTGACGTCCGTGAAGCTGGATCACCCCGAGCAGGTGGGGGCCGCCTTCACCCTGCGCTACGAGTTCAACGTCCCGCGCTTCGCCCGCATCGAGGACAAGCGCATGGTGCTGGGGCCCGTCACCTTCCCGGCCATGCTCGGCCGGCGCTACGTGCAGCTCAGCTCCCGCGACACGCCGCTGTTCCTCGAGGACTCCGAGGCCAGCAACAACCGCACGACGCTCACCCTGCCGGCGGGCTGGACGCTGCAGGACCCGCAGGCCGCCCTGGAGGTGAAGGGCCGCTTCGGCCGCTTCGTGCGCTCGGAGAAGCAGGAGGGCAACGTGGTGACGTTCCTGGAGGGCATGCGGCTGCCGCGCAACCGCGTCTACCCCAAGGACTACGACGCCTTCGCCCAGTTCGCCGGCGACGTGGACCTCATCCAGACGAGGGATCTGGTCCTCACCCGTTAG
- a CDS encoding serine/threonine-protein kinase produces MSSLDTTAISRPRIPDPISGYRLENLVGMGGMGEVHKAVQLSLGRTVAVKLLNPELAKDGAFVARFEKEAAALAALSHPNIVAIVDKGKTDTTYYLVMEFIDGPSLREQVRSPLLTPKEALRMMMEICRGVEYAHNRGVIHRDLKPENILFDHQAGGLAKVTDFGLASFLDDANSRFNLTSTHVSMGTLSYMAPEQRVDAKNADKRADIFSLGVILYELLTGEVPLGTFDPPSKTKPGIDPRLDAIVARCLKPDPADRYSTVAELMADLEPLAPVLTSQPPQPLTRVQRIKVGARRVVRTVAQVVMTLVVLAALGVLGVAYLRSGEKRPPMVPGAALTGELGADMVRTLPGRLAKGTERKYLEVGEGPDSVSFLTTGRPVTTEGKALVFPGLEMSNQSRVGRAVADVVDMEGDIALLKADVLADGSPLTPTARLHTVLYGPPPDPQVALMLVGSTGRYVAFIQEGSGAPLRLEWALGERRGTMLGQASPTGVAHLEMEVDAEGVLRAFVGTGKDRRAVGEPLIIGRDWQKQFGEVPRSAVGCIEGTCRVEGLSYSVKQAPATATTSTVAELTPRPPAAPKPVAKAPPPAKKPPAKAPPPKKKGR; encoded by the coding sequence ATGTCATCCCTGGATACCACCGCCATCAGTCGGCCGCGCATTCCTGATCCCATCAGCGGCTATCGCCTCGAGAACCTCGTCGGCATGGGCGGCATGGGCGAGGTCCACAAGGCCGTCCAGCTCTCGCTGGGCCGCACCGTCGCGGTGAAGCTGCTCAACCCGGAGCTCGCCAAGGATGGCGCCTTCGTGGCGCGCTTCGAGAAGGAGGCCGCGGCGCTGGCGGCCCTCTCGCACCCCAACATCGTCGCCATCGTCGACAAGGGGAAGACGGACACCACCTATTACCTGGTGATGGAGTTCATCGACGGGCCCTCGCTGCGCGAGCAGGTGCGCTCACCCCTGCTGACGCCCAAGGAAGCCCTGCGGATGATGATGGAGATCTGCCGGGGCGTGGAGTACGCGCACAACCGCGGCGTCATCCACCGCGACCTGAAGCCGGAGAACATCCTCTTCGATCACCAGGCCGGAGGCCTCGCCAAGGTGACGGACTTCGGGCTGGCCTCGTTCCTGGACGACGCCAACTCGCGCTTCAACCTCACCAGCACCCACGTCTCCATGGGCACGCTGTCGTACATGGCGCCCGAGCAGCGGGTGGACGCCAAGAACGCCGACAAGCGCGCGGACATCTTCTCGCTGGGCGTCATCCTCTACGAGCTGCTCACGGGCGAGGTGCCGCTGGGCACGTTTGATCCGCCCTCGAAGACGAAGCCGGGCATCGATCCGCGGCTGGATGCCATCGTCGCCCGCTGCCTCAAGCCGGACCCCGCGGACCGCTACTCCACCGTCGCCGAGCTGATGGCGGACCTGGAGCCCCTGGCTCCGGTGCTCACCTCCCAGCCGCCCCAGCCGCTCACCCGCGTGCAGCGCATCAAGGTCGGCGCGCGCCGCGTGGTGCGCACGGTGGCCCAGGTGGTGATGACGCTGGTGGTGCTGGCGGCCCTCGGCGTGCTGGGGGTGGCGTACCTGCGCAGCGGAGAGAAGCGCCCGCCGATGGTGCCCGGAGCGGCCCTCACCGGAGAGCTCGGGGCGGACATGGTGCGCACCCTGCCCGGACGGCTGGCCAAGGGCACCGAGCGCAAGTACCTGGAGGTGGGGGAGGGGCCGGATTCGGTCTCCTTCCTGACGACCGGCCGGCCGGTGACCACCGAGGGCAAGGCGCTGGTGTTCCCCGGCCTGGAGATGAGCAACCAGTCCCGCGTGGGCCGGGCCGTGGCGGACGTGGTGGACATGGAGGGCGACATCGCCCTGCTCAAGGCGGACGTGCTCGCCGACGGCAGTCCGCTCACGCCCACCGCGCGGCTGCACACCGTGCTCTACGGGCCTCCGCCGGATCCTCAGGTGGCCCTCATGCTCGTGGGCTCCACGGGGCGCTATGTGGCCTTCATCCAGGAGGGCTCCGGCGCGCCGCTGCGGCTGGAGTGGGCGCTCGGCGAGCGCCGCGGCACCATGCTGGGCCAGGCCTCGCCCACCGGCGTCGCCCACCTGGAGATGGAGGTGGACGCCGAAGGCGTGCTGCGCGCCTTCGTGGGCACGGGCAAGGACCGGCGCGCCGTCGGCGAGCCGCTCATCATCGGCCGCGACTGGCAGAAGCAGTTCGGCGAGGTGCCCCGCTCCGCCGTCGGCTGCATCGAGGGCACCTGCCGCGTGGAGGGCCTGAGCTACTCCGTGAAGCAGGCCCCGGCCACCGCCACCACCTCCACCGTGGCGGAGCTGACGCCCCGCCCCCCCGCCGCCCCCAAGCCCGTGGCCAAGGCCCCACCCCCCGCCAAGAAGCCGCCGGCCAAGGCCCCGCCTCCCAAGAAGAAGGGGCGGTAG
- a CDS encoding GAF domain-containing protein — MIEAFAKISEASKLLMETGFTPTTVTSALAQVGTAMGVDRVSIFEHQPFPIKGRMVADARYAWSSPGLTALTDSPTMRQISLRELAPLWSEALLQGQTVSCLTSAAPVRMKLLLTDHKTQSVLLAPLQVGKEKWGFVGIEDCRRARVWTAEETTLLKALAGGLGTALRHRQMRSSLSQTRTQLAEMMALGAGR; from the coding sequence ATGATCGAAGCGTTCGCGAAGATCTCTGAAGCGTCCAAGCTGCTGATGGAGACGGGCTTCACCCCCACCACGGTGACGTCGGCGCTGGCCCAGGTCGGCACGGCGATGGGAGTGGACCGGGTGTCCATCTTCGAGCACCAGCCTTTCCCCATCAAAGGCCGCATGGTGGCCGACGCCCGCTACGCCTGGAGCTCGCCGGGGCTGACGGCGCTCACGGACTCGCCGACGATGCGGCAGATCTCCCTGCGCGAGCTGGCGCCGCTGTGGTCCGAGGCGCTGCTGCAGGGCCAGACGGTCTCCTGCCTGACGAGCGCCGCGCCGGTGCGGATGAAGCTGCTGCTCACCGACCACAAGACGCAGTCGGTGCTGCTGGCGCCCCTGCAGGTGGGCAAGGAGAAGTGGGGCTTTGTCGGCATCGAGGACTGCCGCCGCGCCCGCGTGTGGACGGCCGAGGAGACCACCCTGCTCAAGGCCCTGGCAGGCGGGCTCGGCACGGCGCTGCGCCACCGGCAGATGCGCTCCTCGCTGTCGCAGACGCGCACCCAGCTGGCCGAGATGATGGCGCTGGGCGCCGGCCGCTGA